The Salinibaculum sp. SYNS191 genome has a window encoding:
- a CDS encoding DUF4397 domain-containing protein, which yields MIALTVVTGFALVGTTFAGAVAVDDGSIVAQQAPPGVDGNPDQNQAYLRVLHAVADAGPVDVSVNGETVATGVEFSNATDYVAVDSGPVQLEITDSGSGETVLSQEASLNPRIAATFTASGTLGENGDAGLQVTSTLDNALESGGNFSVLRFAHLSPDVPAVDIVRVDLSADNLTEVIYEDVAYGEVGDYLTVPEGDQTLQVRRADDGTTLFSTTFDLDDESAYTAYAIGLGNASGDEAPVQVTPIQDAIWEWQFPGVTGTVTEEETATPFEEEETETPSEDEETATPFEEEDTETPFGEEETATPFEEEEETETPFDEEETETPFDEEETETPFDEEEETEDEEEEEETETPTDDEDSEEEEEE from the coding sequence GTGATTGCCCTCACAGTCGTCACGGGCTTCGCGCTGGTGGGAACGACGTTCGCAGGGGCAGTCGCGGTCGATGACGGTTCGATAGTCGCCCAGCAGGCACCGCCGGGAGTTGACGGCAATCCCGACCAGAATCAGGCGTATCTCCGTGTCCTGCACGCCGTCGCGGACGCGGGCCCCGTCGACGTCTCCGTCAACGGTGAGACCGTTGCGACGGGTGTCGAGTTCAGCAACGCCACCGACTACGTGGCAGTCGACAGCGGTCCGGTTCAACTAGAGATTACTGATTCCGGGTCCGGAGAGACCGTCTTGAGCCAGGAGGCCAGTCTGAATCCCCGTATAGCGGCGACGTTCACCGCCAGCGGGACGCTTGGCGAGAATGGCGACGCCGGCCTTCAGGTGACGTCCACGCTCGACAACGCACTGGAATCGGGTGGAAATTTCTCGGTTCTGAGGTTTGCGCACCTGTCGCCTGACGTGCCCGCGGTCGATATCGTGCGCGTGGACCTGTCCGCCGATAACCTCACCGAGGTTATCTACGAAGACGTTGCGTACGGTGAAGTGGGCGATTACCTGACGGTTCCGGAAGGCGACCAGACGCTGCAGGTTCGCCGGGCGGACGACGGCACGACGCTGTTCAGCACGACGTTCGACCTCGACGACGAATCGGCCTACACCGCGTACGCAATCGGTCTCGGGAACGCGTCCGGCGATGAAGCCCCCGTCCAGGTGACGCCGATTCAGGACGCTATCTGGGAGTGGCAATTCCCCGGAGTGACCGGAACGGTCACCGAAGAGGAGACTGCAACGCCGTTCGAAGAGGAGGAGACCGAAACCCCGTCTGAAGACGAGGAGACTGCAACGCCGTTCGAAGAAGAAGACACTGAAACGCCGTTCGGTGAAGAGGAGACTGCAACGCCGTTCGAGGAAGAGGAGGAGACCGAAACCCCGTTCGACGAGGAAGAAACTGAAACGCCGTTCGACGAGGAAGAAACTGAAACGCCGTTCGACGAAGAGGAGGAGACCGAAGACGAAGAAGAGGAGGAGGAGACTGAAACGCCGACTGACGACGAGGACAGCGAAGAGGAAGAAGAGGAGTAA
- a CDS encoding PQQ-binding-like beta-propeller repeat protein produces MLAVLGTAATGAVAGCNALEDSSDPEPFHDGDWHSYGNSPQNASHVEGGVPAPDEHTQILPAQWQYAPPVVYEDIVYFAADRQVTAVTPDGAEQWSRRLETPVSGAPALDPTRGRLYVPTRIRRPSSEPAQGSAAMTILALSDGEVVDTYRVGDRRTYGATVVSGDVYARSATACVRLGPDGTERWRQPLEALSYEEYRLGDDTATQVAPAVTDDGVYVPDYDSLVKLDPASGEERWRVPVDTPYAASVVGDSIVQTGWQETVAVEPSGDVRWRRDLSSRAAAAVAADGDVYVVAGDLHELDAETGETNWQAHVPTENTAAPVVTDENVLVECEDLRAFRREANGLLGPERERWRVSSVQGATLSSPVIAAGRAFIVGATGLVALRSTENA; encoded by the coding sequence GTGCTTGCAGTTCTCGGAACCGCAGCCACAGGTGCCGTCGCCGGCTGCAACGCGTTGGAGGACAGCTCAGACCCAGAGCCGTTTCACGACGGGGACTGGCACTCGTACGGCAATAGTCCGCAGAACGCGAGCCACGTCGAAGGCGGCGTCCCAGCGCCGGACGAGCACACACAAATCCTCCCCGCACAGTGGCAGTACGCGCCACCCGTCGTCTACGAGGATATCGTCTATTTCGCCGCTGACCGGCAGGTCACTGCTGTTACGCCCGACGGCGCTGAACAGTGGTCACGACGACTCGAAACACCGGTCTCCGGAGCGCCGGCTTTGGACCCCACCAGGGGTCGTCTGTACGTCCCGACGCGAATCCGTCGACCGTCGAGCGAGCCGGCGCAGGGGTCCGCAGCCATGACTATCCTCGCACTCTCTGACGGCGAAGTTGTCGACACGTACCGCGTTGGCGACCGCCGGACGTACGGCGCGACTGTGGTTTCGGGGGACGTGTACGCCCGCAGCGCCACGGCGTGTGTCAGACTCGGACCCGACGGAACTGAACGGTGGCGACAGCCGCTCGAAGCGCTCAGCTACGAGGAGTACAGACTCGGTGACGATACCGCGACGCAGGTCGCGCCCGCTGTCACCGACGACGGCGTGTACGTCCCCGACTACGACTCGCTGGTGAAACTCGACCCCGCGAGCGGGGAGGAACGCTGGCGTGTCCCCGTCGATACACCGTATGCCGCATCGGTTGTCGGTGACAGCATTGTGCAGACCGGCTGGCAAGAGACCGTCGCTGTCGAACCCTCTGGCGACGTCCGCTGGCGGCGCGACCTCTCTAGTCGTGCAGCCGCAGCGGTCGCCGCCGACGGCGACGTCTACGTCGTCGCAGGTGACCTCCACGAACTCGACGCCGAGACCGGCGAGACGAACTGGCAGGCTCACGTCCCGACTGAGAACACGGCAGCACCGGTTGTGACCGACGAGAACGTCCTCGTCGAGTGTGAAGACCTCCGCGCCTTCCGTAGAGAGGCTAATGGTCTGCTGGGGCCGGAGCGCGAGCGCTGGCGGGTATCGTCAGTCCAGGGAGCGACGCTTTCCTCACCAGTCATCGCAGCCGGTCGCGCGTTCATTGTCGGCGCCACGGGACTGGTTGCGCTCCGGTCTACCGAGAACGCGTGA
- a CDS encoding 2-oxo acid dehydrogenase subunit E2, translating to MNDSGERIERLSPRRRGTVDYMRTAGQRSNVHGLVEVDVTEARRRLRTIDERTGERLSFTAFLAFCLAHAIDDHPDINAYRDWRGRVHVFDDVDVNVLVETTVRNERIGVPHVLRGANERSLRSLHDEIRAAQESPDPTELSRWGRTALRLPGFARRLVWRLPQWFPQRWKSMAGTVAITSVGMFGDGGGWAVSPTNYTLQLTVGGISTKPRFVDGEVRSRELLALTVTFDHDVVDGAPATRFVRRLVELIEDAHGLHPEEEP from the coding sequence ATGAACGACAGTGGCGAGCGCATCGAGCGCCTCTCACCTCGCCGACGGGGGACGGTCGATTACATGCGGACGGCGGGCCAGCGAAGCAACGTCCACGGACTCGTCGAGGTCGACGTCACCGAGGCGCGACGGCGTCTCCGAACCATCGACGAGAGGACCGGGGAGCGACTCTCGTTTACGGCATTTCTCGCCTTCTGTCTCGCCCACGCCATCGACGACCACCCCGACATCAACGCCTACCGGGATTGGCGTGGTCGCGTGCACGTCTTCGACGACGTCGACGTGAACGTCCTCGTCGAGACGACGGTCCGGAACGAACGAATTGGCGTCCCTCACGTTCTCCGCGGGGCCAACGAACGGTCACTGCGCTCGCTTCACGACGAGATTCGAGCGGCCCAGGAGTCTCCGGACCCGACGGAACTCTCGCGGTGGGGACGGACGGCCCTCCGACTCCCCGGATTCGCTCGGCGTCTCGTCTGGCGACTCCCGCAGTGGTTTCCACAGCGCTGGAAATCCATGGCGGGAACTGTCGCTATCACTTCTGTGGGGATGTTTGGCGATGGCGGGGGATGGGCGGTCAGCCCCACGAACTACACCCTGCAGTTGACCGTCGGCGGTATCAGCACAAAACCGCGATTCGTCGACGGGGAGGTCAGGTCCCGGGAACTGCTCGCTCTGACAGTCACGTTTGACCACGACGTCGTCGACGGTGCGCCCGCGACCCGCTTCGTTCGACGGCTGGTGGAACTCATCGAAGACGCCCACGGGTTACACCCGGAGGAGGAACCGTAA